In Deltaproteobacteria bacterium HGW-Deltaproteobacteria-6, one genomic interval encodes:
- a CDS encoding acyl-CoA dehydrogenase, translating into MSDEGSKAIMEKTVDFFENRMGKTKLTEDYWSRIWYREFIDFIKKEKIFYKLLTPKQYADDSDCRWDTARNSEFSELLAFYGFGYWYCFQVTILGLGPIWMSGNEKAKKKAAAFLKEGAIFAFGLSERTHGADIYSTETSLLPDNKGNWLARGEKYYIGNGNEAEMVSTLGKVRDGSDDYCFFVTNFHNKAFELKRNVISHQQYVAQFALNDYPVLEEDILSRGPSAWDSALNTVNVGKFNIGPASIGACEHAFYEALNHAANRILYGLRVTDMPHVKGNFMEAWLRLIGMKLYQRRATDYFRAATADDRRYLLFNPTSKMKVTTQSEEVIAMLWDVIAAKGFERDTYFSTAACDITGPSKLEGTVHVNVQLIRKFIKSYFFNPKDYTPVGPVFEQTDDLFLFNQGTASGLGKVQFQDYRPVFNEFKDLPNVAVFIKQIGLFREMLEKSFPDKVQEMDPSFSLTVGEMFSIVVYGQLILEQAKIDNLDKDVINQIFDFMVRDFSAFGLQIYGKFTTNETQRGYCKEIMLIMSVPDPAQYEKIWQTYVFALNGEYEMTDRKV; encoded by the coding sequence ATGTCCGACGAAGGGTCGAAGGCCATCATGGAAAAAACGGTCGATTTTTTTGAAAACCGGATGGGGAAGACCAAGTTAACAGAAGACTACTGGAGCCGCATCTGGTACAGGGAGTTCATCGATTTCATAAAAAAAGAAAAAATCTTCTACAAGCTGCTCACCCCGAAACAATACGCCGATGATTCCGACTGCCGTTGGGACACGGCCCGCAACAGCGAATTTAGTGAACTGCTTGCATTCTATGGCTTTGGTTACTGGTACTGCTTCCAGGTGACGATCCTGGGGCTGGGCCCTATCTGGATGAGTGGCAATGAAAAAGCCAAAAAGAAGGCCGCCGCCTTCCTCAAGGAAGGGGCTATCTTTGCATTCGGACTCTCCGAGCGGACCCACGGCGCCGACATCTACTCCACGGAGACAAGCCTCTTACCTGATAACAAGGGCAACTGGCTGGCCCGGGGCGAGAAATACTACATCGGCAACGGCAATGAGGCGGAAATGGTCTCCACTCTGGGCAAGGTACGGGACGGCTCCGACGACTATTGCTTCTTTGTCACCAACTTCCACAACAAGGCCTTTGAACTAAAGCGCAACGTCATCTCCCATCAACAATACGTCGCCCAGTTCGCCCTGAACGACTACCCTGTTCTGGAAGAGGACATCCTCAGCAGGGGTCCGTCGGCCTGGGATTCGGCCTTGAATACGGTCAACGTCGGCAAATTTAACATCGGCCCTGCCTCCATCGGCGCCTGCGAGCATGCCTTCTACGAGGCCCTCAACCATGCCGCTAATCGCATTCTTTATGGCCTGCGCGTCACGGACATGCCCCACGTGAAGGGAAACTTCATGGAGGCGTGGTTGCGCCTCATCGGCATGAAGCTTTATCAGCGCCGTGCCACCGACTACTTTCGGGCAGCCACGGCCGATGACCGCCGCTATCTCCTCTTCAACCCCACAAGCAAGATGAAGGTCACCACCCAGTCCGAAGAGGTTATTGCCATGCTGTGGGATGTTATCGCTGCCAAGGGCTTTGAGCGCGACACCTATTTCTCCACGGCCGCCTGCGACATCACGGGACCGTCCAAGCTCGAAGGGACAGTCCATGTCAATGTCCAGTTGATCCGCAAGTTCATCAAGAGCTACTTCTTCAATCCCAAAGACTACACCCCCGTCGGACCGGTTTTCGAACAGACCGACGACCTGTTCCTCTTCAATCAGGGTACAGCTAGTGGCTTGGGCAAGGTCCAGTTCCAGGACTACCGGCCTGTCTTCAATGAATTCAAGGATCTTCCGAATGTTGCTGTGTTCATAAAGCAAATCGGCCTCTTCCGGGAGATGCTGGAAAAATCCTTCCCGGACAAGGTCCAGGAAATGGATCCATCCTTCTCCCTGACCGTGGGTGAGATGTTCTCTATCGTTGTCTATGGCCAGCTCATTTTAGAGCAGGCGAAAATCGACAATTTGGATAAGGATGTCATCAACCAGATCTTCGACTTCATGGTGAGGGACTTCTCCGCCTTTGGCCTCCAGATCTACGGGAAGTTCACGACGAATGAAACTCAACGTGGATATTGCAAAGAGATCATGCTGATCATGTCCGTCCCCGATCCCGCACAATATGAAAAGATCTGGCAGACTTACGTCTTTGCTCTGAACGGCGAATATGAGATGACGGATCGGAAAGTATAG
- a CDS encoding enoyl-CoA hydratase, with protein MSDTVLKELKDGVLLLTLNRPSSKNSFNMELWTAFAAELDAARTNDDVTVVVVTGAGNDFSAGQDLKDYGVSGAAHSYRITERAVVDFDKPLIGAAKGVAVGGGATILFHTDVLYVGESLRMRLPFNSLGMAPEFASSYMLQMLIGPKRAAELLFTTEWIDADKALETGIASRKFKDDELLQNAMAKASEIAQLPLVSLMETKKCLKVAHKAGIEAALNVEKGAMDRLAGGPASIEAMMAFMEKRKPNFRNLKKK; from the coding sequence ATGAGTGATACGGTTTTAAAGGAATTAAAAGACGGTGTCCTGTTATTGACATTAAACCGCCCCAGCTCCAAGAACTCGTTCAATATGGAATTGTGGACGGCTTTTGCCGCAGAACTGGATGCCGCCCGCACAAATGATGATGTTACGGTGGTTGTCGTCACGGGTGCGGGCAATGATTTCTCGGCAGGCCAGGATTTGAAGGATTACGGCGTTTCCGGCGCGGCGCACAGTTATAGAATTACAGAGCGTGCCGTCGTCGACTTTGATAAACCGCTGATCGGCGCAGCCAAAGGGGTTGCCGTCGGAGGAGGCGCAACCATTCTGTTCCATACCGACGTGCTTTACGTCGGCGAGAGTCTGCGCATGCGACTTCCCTTCAACAGCCTGGGCATGGCGCCGGAATTCGCCAGCAGTTATATGCTGCAGATGCTCATAGGGCCAAAGCGCGCAGCCGAGCTCCTGTTCACCACGGAATGGATTGACGCCGACAAGGCTCTGGAAACCGGAATCGCCTCCCGCAAGTTCAAGGATGATGAGCTTTTGCAAAACGCGATGGCGAAAGCCTCGGAGATTGCGCAACTGCCTTTAGTATCGCTTATGGAAACAAAAAAATGCCTCAAGGTGGCGCATAAGGCGGGTATTGAAGCTGCGCTGAACGTTGAAAAGGGGGCCATGGACAGACTGGCCGGCGGCCCGGCCAGCATCGAGGCGATGATGGCCTTCATGGAAAAGCGAAAACCCAATTTCCGCAACCTGAAGAAGAAATAG
- a CDS encoding NAD(+) diphosphatase, giving the protein MNFNFNYHFQKNIPPGENAYWFIFRNEKVLTRTDGNTTKPLLIRAQDIPQLDINKALHTGLLNDIHCYAIFDQKENGIEIPDTEWVSVRWGYDKFDDAMFHIYGRARHLLLWADNNRFCGRCGNQTVLKADERCFLCPSCGFTSYPRISPAVIVSIEKDGKLLLARGTRFQIEMYSVLAGFVEPGESLEECIKREIREEVGIEIKNIKYFKSQPWPFPDSLMIAFTAEYAGGELSIDHHEISKADWYSPEEFPPIPKKFSVARMLIDHFVEQKLR; this is encoded by the coding sequence ATGAACTTCAATTTCAATTATCATTTCCAGAAAAATATTCCCCCGGGGGAGAATGCCTACTGGTTTATCTTCAGAAATGAAAAAGTGCTGACCAGGACTGATGGAAATACCACAAAGCCTTTGCTAATCAGGGCTCAGGATATACCGCAACTGGATATTAATAAAGCACTGCACACAGGCCTTCTGAATGACATCCATTGTTATGCAATTTTTGATCAGAAGGAAAACGGCATTGAAATACCCGACACCGAATGGGTTTCAGTTCGCTGGGGCTACGATAAATTTGATGATGCAATGTTTCATATTTACGGCAGGGCAAGGCACCTGCTCTTATGGGCGGATAACAACCGGTTTTGCGGCCGCTGTGGAAACCAAACCGTCCTGAAAGCGGATGAAAGATGTTTTCTCTGTCCTTCCTGCGGATTTACCAGTTATCCCAGGATTTCACCGGCGGTTATCGTCTCCATCGAAAAAGACGGGAAGCTGCTGCTGGCCAGGGGCACACGGTTCCAGATTGAAATGTACAGCGTGCTGGCCGGTTTTGTCGAACCCGGCGAGTCGCTGGAAGAATGCATCAAACGCGAGATCAGAGAGGAAGTCGGCATTGAAATAAAAAACATCAAGTATTTTAAAAGCCAGCCCTGGCCTTTCCCCGATTCTCTGATGATCGCTTTTACCGCTGAATACGCGGGCGGCGAATTATCCATTGATCACCATGAAATATCGAAGGCAGACTGGTACAGCCCGGAGGAATTCCCGCCCATACCGAAAAAATTCAGCGTTGCCCGGATGTTAATCGATCATTTTGTTGAACAAAAATTAAGGTGA
- a CDS encoding pyridoxamine 5'-phosphate oxidase family protein: MRKDIQALIQANNICVLATVSEGDPHCSLMSYATDDDCREIYMATHKETKKYRNLTANPSVSLLVDSRQDAGVDPVAQTKALTISGTLQRNLDEKKIAAARRRLFEKHAGLKKIFNDPDTEIIIVKIRTVQLLDGITDAYYEDVS; encoded by the coding sequence ATGCGCAAAGATATTCAAGCACTGATTCAGGCAAATAACATCTGTGTTCTGGCCACCGTATCGGAAGGTGATCCGCATTGTTCATTAATGTCGTATGCGACGGATGATGACTGCCGGGAAATTTACATGGCAACTCATAAGGAAACAAAAAAATACCGGAATTTAACCGCGAATCCTTCCGTCAGCCTTCTGGTGGATTCAAGGCAGGACGCCGGGGTGGACCCTGTGGCGCAAACGAAAGCCCTGACGATATCGGGCACGCTTCAAAGAAACCTTGATGAAAAGAAAATCGCGGCGGCACGGAGGAGATTATTCGAGAAACACGCCGGACTGAAAAAAATTTTTAATGATCCCGATACGGAAATCATCATCGTGAAAATCCGGACCGTTCAACTGCTGGACGGAATAACCGATGCGTATTATGAAGATGTATCATAA
- a CDS encoding 4-hydroxybutyrate CoA-transferase, with translation MSITNWKENYSKKCVTAQQAAAVIQSGDKIILLPVNSMPIDILNALAARKEELHKVKIASNLMTYPFAFVQGDYAGHITYYSGYFGPLERMFHAQGNIVPFPMHLSKSSIALDRAGYSDVALLEVTPPDSRGYMNLGPCGAVYGRYAIDKCKKVIVQVNTKTPWIHGIDNLVHVDEVDYIVEADHDLVPVPEITITDVEKKIGENIAEHIPDGATIQLGIGGIPNAVAYFLHNKKDLGVHAEILSDSVAELAELGVITGRKKTLYPGKIVVGGLIIGTKRLLDFVDNNPTIMTMPIAIANHLDVIKQNDNLCSINAGLTVDLTGQVASETIGHTPYSATGGQLDFVRGAAASKGGKSFIALKSTSVKKDGTLTSRIVLNMTPGTVVTTPRSDVMYIVTEYGVADLYMRSVPERVKAMISIAHPDFREELERQAYEAKLLIPACNPENL, from the coding sequence ATGAGCATCACGAACTGGAAAGAAAATTACTCAAAAAAATGCGTCACAGCACAGCAAGCAGCAGCGGTTATCCAATCAGGGGATAAGATTATTCTGCTCCCCGTCAACAGCATGCCCATTGACATCCTGAACGCACTTGCCGCGCGCAAGGAAGAGCTTCACAAGGTGAAGATCGCAAGTAACCTTATGACCTATCCCTTTGCCTTTGTGCAGGGTGATTACGCCGGTCACATTACTTACTACAGTGGATACTTTGGGCCTTTGGAGAGAATGTTCCACGCCCAGGGGAATATCGTTCCCTTCCCAATGCACCTCTCGAAGAGTTCCATCGCTCTGGATCGCGCCGGCTATTCCGATGTCGCCTTGCTCGAAGTCACGCCACCGGACAGCCGGGGGTACATGAACCTGGGACCATGTGGTGCCGTATACGGACGATATGCAATCGACAAGTGCAAGAAGGTTATCGTTCAGGTCAACACCAAGACGCCGTGGATCCACGGCATCGATAACTTGGTCCATGTGGATGAGGTGGATTACATCGTAGAAGCCGATCACGATCTTGTCCCCGTGCCTGAGATCACGATTACGGACGTGGAAAAAAAGATTGGTGAGAACATTGCCGAGCATATCCCGGATGGTGCTACCATTCAGTTGGGTATCGGCGGCATTCCAAATGCCGTGGCTTATTTCCTTCACAACAAGAAGGACCTGGGCGTTCATGCGGAGATCCTCAGCGACTCCGTGGCAGAGCTTGCCGAACTGGGCGTGATCACCGGAAGGAAAAAGACCCTGTATCCGGGCAAAATTGTCGTGGGTGGTCTCATCATCGGCACGAAGCGGCTCCTTGATTTTGTAGACAACAACCCAACCATCATGACCATGCCTATTGCCATAGCGAATCATCTTGATGTCATTAAACAGAACGACAACCTGTGCTCTATCAATGCAGGGCTCACCGTGGACCTCACCGGTCAGGTGGCCTCGGAGACAATAGGCCACACCCCCTATAGTGCCACCGGTGGCCAGCTCGACTTCGTGAGAGGTGCTGCCGCGTCGAAGGGTGGAAAATCATTCATTGCCTTGAAATCCACATCAGTGAAAAAAGATGGTACACTCACCTCCAGAATCGTACTCAATATGACGCCGGGCACAGTGGTTACGACGCCCCGATCCGACGTGATGTATATCGTCACGGAGTACGGCGTGGCCGACCTCTACATGCGATCGGTTCCCGAACGGGTCAAAGCGATGATTTCCATTGCCCACCCCGACTTCCGTGAAGAGCTCGAAAGGCAGGCCTACGAGGCAAAACTGTTGATCCCTGCCTGCAACCCAGAGAACCTCTAA